DNA from Deltaproteobacteria bacterium:
GACTGCAGGGCGGCACGATAGGTTTGCACCAGCCGTTGGGCGACGCGGCGCTCGTCGAAATGCTCGCGGGCGTGCGCCGCGGCTCGCAGACCCATCTGGGCGCGCAGCGCGGGAGCGGCGAGCAGGGCGTCGAGGCGATCGGTCAGCCGCTCGGCGTCACCGAGCGGAACCAGGTAGCCCGTCACCCCGTCGACGACCACCTCGCGGCTCCCCTTCACGTCGGTCGCCACCGCGGGCACTCCCACCGCGGCCGCCTGCATGAGCGCGCGCGGAATGCCTTCCTTCACCGAGGTCAACACGACCACGTCGGCAGCGGCCGTCAGTGCGGGGACGTCGTAGCGGTAGCCGAGGAACTCCACCGCATCCGCGAGGCCCGCGCGCGCGAGGTCCTCGCGGTACTGCCCCTCGAGCGGCCCGTCGCCGACCAGACGCAGGACGACGTCGTGCGTCCGCCGCAGAGTCGCCAGCGCCCGGAACAGCATGGGGTGGTTCTTCACCGGCTCGATCCGGCCGACGCAGAGCAGGACCAAGCGGGGGTTCGTCGG
Protein-coding regions in this window:
- a CDS encoding glycosyltransferase; translation: MARAIGLRPRHGIHYVGNGINLERFAQRSAPPTNPRLVLLCVGRIEPVKNHPMLFRALATLRRTHDVVLRLVGDGPLEGQYREDLARAGLADAVEFLGYRYDVPALTAAADVVVLTSVKEGIPRALMQAAAVGVPAVATDVKGSREVVVDGVTGYLVPLGDAERLTDRLDALLAAPALRAQMGLRAAAHAREHFDERRVAQRLVQTYRAALQSRGLAAVRGARDAAGDGTDPLLATAPPLVAQRGRR